A stretch of Vigna angularis cultivar LongXiaoDou No.4 chromosome 4, ASM1680809v1, whole genome shotgun sequence DNA encodes these proteins:
- the LOC108330880 gene encoding uncharacterized protein LOC108330880 isoform X2, whose translation MRWEKVKGTGGEGPGRRWGHTCNAVRDGRLLYLFGGYGKFNCQTNQVHVFDTLRQSWSEPAVKGTPPTPRDSHSCSVVGDSLFVFGGTDGTRLLNDLHILDISSHTWIFPTVRGEAPEAREGHAAAVIGKRLFVFGGCGRSANNTNDVYYNDLYILNTETYTWQRATTSGTPPSPRDSHTCSSWKNKIIVIGGEDEQDYYLSDVHVLDTDTLIWSKMCTSSQSLPPRAGHCTVSLGNSLFVFGGFTEAQCLYNDLYMLDIETFVWTKVETTPSGPSARFSVAGDCLDPHMGGALVFLGGCNRNLEALDDMYYLYTGIAQERELRPEKLSLRKQLKLKCQEQNLNLVQNPVLCGYGVDAGSNHPMSILNYSQQSKLNIPVRQSLPPGKRMFHAKVTEKISAGYTIETVIDGKPLHGILFSNKPNIQSPVANTSNRKRSAGEIENVDLNDMLTQSDNVTTSAVLRQEKIENQPEVRGESSEFLERHKEADTIVASSIPTTAADSLKDSVNPEPEAVSLNLNDENNDSSKPLIESLKNDGSNDETSSKGEMQIGDEINVPVSNCEISGQTSDAPNSNADVLKPAAAESSVSPPNQVLVV comes from the exons ATGAGGTGGGAAAAGGTAAAGGGAACAGGAGGAGAAGGACCAGGGAGGAGGTGGGGCCACACGTGTAACGCTGTTAGAGATGGCAGACTTCTTTATCTCTTCGGTGGTTACGGCAAATTTAACTGTCAGACCAACCAAGTTCACGTATTCGACACTC TGAGGCAGAGTTGGAGTGAACCAGCTGTTAAAGGGACCCCACCTACTCCTAGGGACAGCCATAGTTGTTCTGTTGTTGGTGATAGTCTTTTTGTGTTTGGGGGTACAGATGGGACCAGGCTGCTGAATGATTTGCATATTCTAGACATTT CTTCACATACATGGATTTTTCCAACTGTGAGAGGGGAAGCACCAGAGGCACGGGAGGGTCATGCTGCTGCAGTTATTGGCAAACGACTATTTGTATTTGGTGGTTGTGGCAGATCTGCAAATAATACTAATGATGTGTACTACAATGACCTTTACATATTAAATACAG AAACATATACATGGCAGCGTGCTACAACATCAGGCACTCCACCATCTCCTCGAGATAGCCACACTTGTTCATCttggaaaaacaaaattattgtgATCGGTGGTGAAGATGAACAAGATTATTATCTGTCTGATGTTCATGTTCTAGATACTG ATACTCTTATCTGGAGCAAAATGTGTACCTCTAGCCAATCATTGCCACCTCGAGCTGGTCATTGTACAGTTTCTTTGGGCAAcagtttgtttgtttttgggGGCTTTACAGAAGCTCAATGCCTATACAATGACTTGTATATGCTTGACATTG AGACTTTTGTGTGGACGAAGGTGGAAACTACACCTAGTGGTCCTTCTGCTAGATTTTCTGTAGCTGGTGACTGTTTAGATCCACATATGGGGGGTGCTCTTGTGTTTTTGGGAGGTTGTAATAGAAATCTGGAGGCCCTGGATGATATGTATTACCTATACACAG GTATTGCACAGGAAAGAGAACTCAGACCAGAGAAGTTATCCTTAAGGAAGCAATTGAAGCTGAAATGTCAAGAGCAGAATCTCAATCTTGTCCAAAACCCAGTTCTGTGTGGATATGGAGTGGATGCTGGCAGTAATCATCCTATGTCAATCTTAAACTATAGCCAACAAA GTAAACTAAATATCCCAGTAAGGCAATCCCTGCCTCCTGGAAAGAGAATGTTTCATGCCAAAGTTACGGAAAAAATCTCAGCAGGATATACTATTGAAACTGTTATTGATGGAAAGCCTCTTCATGGAATTCTGTTTTCAAACAAGCCAAACATTCAAAGTCCAGTTGCTAATACTTCCAATAG GAAAAGGTCTGCTggtgaaattgaaaatgttgattTAAATGACATGCTTACACAATCAGACAATGTAACAACTTCTGCAGTGCTCAGGcaagagaaaatagaaaatcaaCCGGAAGTACGGGGAGAGAGTTCAGAATTTCTTGAACGCCATAAAGAAGCAGATACTATTGTTGCGTCAAGTATCCCAACAACAGCTGCGGACTCCTTAAAG GATTCTGTCAACCCAGAACCTGAAGCTGTTTCTTTGAATCTAAATGATGAGAACAATGACTCATCAAAACCCTTAATTGAGAGCTTGAAAAACGATGGATCCAATGATGAGACAAGCTCCAAAGGTGAAATGCAAATTGGAGATGAAATAAATGTGCCAGTTTCCAATTGTGAAATTTCAGGACAAACGAGTGATGCACCAAACTCTAATGCTGATGTCCTGAAACCTGCAGCAGCTGAGAGTTCTGTTTCTCCACCAAATCAAG TTCTTGTTGTATGA
- the LOC108330880 gene encoding uncharacterized protein LOC108330880 isoform X1: MRWEKVKGTGGEGPGRRWGHTCNAVRDGRLLYLFGGYGKFNCQTNQVHVFDTLRQSWSEPAVKGTPPTPRDSHSCSVVGDSLFVFGGTDGTRLLNDLHILDISSHTWIFPTVRGEAPEAREGHAAAVIGKRLFVFGGCGRSANNTNDVYYNDLYILNTETYTWQRATTSGTPPSPRDSHTCSSWKNKIIVIGGEDEQDYYLSDVHVLDTDTLIWSKMCTSSQSLPPRAGHCTVSLGNSLFVFGGFTEAQCLYNDLYMLDIETFVWTKVETTPSGPSARFSVAGDCLDPHMGGALVFLGGCNRNLEALDDMYYLYTGIAQERELRPEKLSLRKQLKLKCQEQNLNLVQNPVLCGYGVDAGSNHPMSILNYSQQSKLNIPVRQSLPPGKRMFHAKVTEKISAGYTIETVIDGKPLHGILFSNKPNIQSPVANTSNRKRSAGEIENVDLNDMLTQSDNVTTSAVLRQEKIENQPEVRGESSEFLERHKEADTIVASSIPTTAADSLKDSVNPEPEAVSLNLNDENNDSSKPLIESLKNDGSNDETSSKGEMQIGDEINVPVSNCEISGQTSDAPNSNADVLKPAAAESSVSPPNQGVTDDCTTPRTEGQSEQEKLT, from the exons ATGAGGTGGGAAAAGGTAAAGGGAACAGGAGGAGAAGGACCAGGGAGGAGGTGGGGCCACACGTGTAACGCTGTTAGAGATGGCAGACTTCTTTATCTCTTCGGTGGTTACGGCAAATTTAACTGTCAGACCAACCAAGTTCACGTATTCGACACTC TGAGGCAGAGTTGGAGTGAACCAGCTGTTAAAGGGACCCCACCTACTCCTAGGGACAGCCATAGTTGTTCTGTTGTTGGTGATAGTCTTTTTGTGTTTGGGGGTACAGATGGGACCAGGCTGCTGAATGATTTGCATATTCTAGACATTT CTTCACATACATGGATTTTTCCAACTGTGAGAGGGGAAGCACCAGAGGCACGGGAGGGTCATGCTGCTGCAGTTATTGGCAAACGACTATTTGTATTTGGTGGTTGTGGCAGATCTGCAAATAATACTAATGATGTGTACTACAATGACCTTTACATATTAAATACAG AAACATATACATGGCAGCGTGCTACAACATCAGGCACTCCACCATCTCCTCGAGATAGCCACACTTGTTCATCttggaaaaacaaaattattgtgATCGGTGGTGAAGATGAACAAGATTATTATCTGTCTGATGTTCATGTTCTAGATACTG ATACTCTTATCTGGAGCAAAATGTGTACCTCTAGCCAATCATTGCCACCTCGAGCTGGTCATTGTACAGTTTCTTTGGGCAAcagtttgtttgtttttgggGGCTTTACAGAAGCTCAATGCCTATACAATGACTTGTATATGCTTGACATTG AGACTTTTGTGTGGACGAAGGTGGAAACTACACCTAGTGGTCCTTCTGCTAGATTTTCTGTAGCTGGTGACTGTTTAGATCCACATATGGGGGGTGCTCTTGTGTTTTTGGGAGGTTGTAATAGAAATCTGGAGGCCCTGGATGATATGTATTACCTATACACAG GTATTGCACAGGAAAGAGAACTCAGACCAGAGAAGTTATCCTTAAGGAAGCAATTGAAGCTGAAATGTCAAGAGCAGAATCTCAATCTTGTCCAAAACCCAGTTCTGTGTGGATATGGAGTGGATGCTGGCAGTAATCATCCTATGTCAATCTTAAACTATAGCCAACAAA GTAAACTAAATATCCCAGTAAGGCAATCCCTGCCTCCTGGAAAGAGAATGTTTCATGCCAAAGTTACGGAAAAAATCTCAGCAGGATATACTATTGAAACTGTTATTGATGGAAAGCCTCTTCATGGAATTCTGTTTTCAAACAAGCCAAACATTCAAAGTCCAGTTGCTAATACTTCCAATAG GAAAAGGTCTGCTggtgaaattgaaaatgttgattTAAATGACATGCTTACACAATCAGACAATGTAACAACTTCTGCAGTGCTCAGGcaagagaaaatagaaaatcaaCCGGAAGTACGGGGAGAGAGTTCAGAATTTCTTGAACGCCATAAAGAAGCAGATACTATTGTTGCGTCAAGTATCCCAACAACAGCTGCGGACTCCTTAAAG GATTCTGTCAACCCAGAACCTGAAGCTGTTTCTTTGAATCTAAATGATGAGAACAATGACTCATCAAAACCCTTAATTGAGAGCTTGAAAAACGATGGATCCAATGATGAGACAAGCTCCAAAGGTGAAATGCAAATTGGAGATGAAATAAATGTGCCAGTTTCCAATTGTGAAATTTCAGGACAAACGAGTGATGCACCAAACTCTAATGCTGATGTCCTGAAACCTGCAGCAGCTGAGAGTTCTGTTTCTCCACCAAATCAAG GTGTGACAGATGATTGCACAACTCCAAGGACAGAAGGCCAAAGTGaacaagaaaaattaacatga
- the LOC128196185 gene encoding pathogen-associated molecular patterns-induced protein A70-like, translating to MDRIRSFSFRRTESERSEPVQNSESGMNLVRTPSLLEHVRRFSLDLGKVQKESCDLVEQQLSRAPSFLQRLKSLTFDRSESEAEVRDAGEFVEEREEEEGVDAKADDFINRFRQQLRLQRLDSILRCRDMLTRNS from the coding sequence ATGGACCGGATTAGGTCTTTTAGTTTTCGTAGAACAGAAAGTGAAAGATCCGAGCCGGTCCAAAATTCTGAGTCTGGAATGAATCTGGTACGAACTCCATCTTTGTTGGAGCACGTTAGGCGTTTTAGTCTGGATTTAGGTAAAGTGCAGAAGGAAAGTTGTGACTTGGTTGAGCAGCAATTAAGCCGTGCTCCTTCCTTCCTGCAGCGGCTTAAGTCCTTGACCTTTGACAGATCGGAGTCCGAAGCTGAGGTGAGGGATGCTGGGGAGTTCGTGGAGGAAAGGGAAGAAGAGGAAGGGGTGGACGCTAAGGCTGATGATTTCATCAACAGGTTTAGGCAGCAACTCAGGTTGCAGAGGCTTGACTCTATTCTACGATGCAGGGATATGCTCACACGAAACTCATAA